GGTGATCAGCCCTGCCGCGGGGATCTGGAACACGAACATCGCCGCGCCAATCAGGATCGACTGAATGAAGGCAACCCCCACCACCCCGAGCAACACACTACGTATAGTCGCGGCAATCAAACCGGCCCACTCTTCACCATGCTTACCGACAACCCGTACCGAAACCTGCTTCACCGCTTTCGCCATTGCTTCGGAATGGGCCATAAAACCAGCCGCAATAAGCAAGGAGATAATAAACATCACCACGGTGGCTAAGCCACTACCCAGCGCTCCCGCGAACGCGCTGACCCCCGCTTTAATTTCCTCGCCGTAGCGCACCAATGCCTGCTCCATATTGGTGGCAAACAATGACCAGGTACTGTGGAGCTTGCCACCGATCAATGGAATTTCAGCGACTCTTGCAGATGGACCCGGCAGCTTGACCGATTCGTTCTGTAGAAACTCGGTTAAACTGACAATGCCATCAAAAATTGATCCCATCACAATCACCAATGGCACTACCAAAATGGCAATACCGATAAGTGCTAATACAGTTGCCGACAAACCGCGCCGACCTTTCATCACCCCTTCAAGTTTAAGCGTCAGCGGCATCAAGGCCACGGCAATAATCGCCCCCCAGAGAACTGGGATAATGAAGGGCTTGATAATCCCTAAAGTCCACCCGATCAGGATAATTAACAGCCCAATCCGAATAGCAGACTCCAGCATGTTATTGATAAATATTTTGCTTTTGTACTTTTCTAATTGTTTATCCATCGTTGTTTTCCTGATTGTTTTGGCTGGCACCGACCAGGCTGGCTACAACAATTGCCATATAGAACACACCAGCAATCGCTTCTAGATACACAATAACCTGAGCAACGGGGGTAACGGGGCTGATATCGCCGTAGCCCAAAGTGGTAAGGGTGACAAAACTAAAGTAGGCCGCATTGGACAAGTTATCGCCCCAATCTTTGGCTTCGAGCCCGGTGAAGGAGCCCGGAGAAAATTCCAAGATCAACAGGTAGGCAATAGCCCACATCAAGCCGAGGAGTAGAAACAGAGCCAGGGAACCGACGACCTTATTGTTGTCGATCGTGCCAGTAAACAATATCTGGCGCATAATCGACTTAAACGTGCCGAAAAAAAAGCACAGCATCAGGACCAACATGGCAATATCGATCTGCCTGAAACCGAACAGCTCTTTGATAACCACCAGCACTACCCAGGCGATCAGCAAGCTCATCAAAAAACGGAACCAGCCCGAGTCAAATCGCAAGCTCATCAAACAGACCACAAAAGTCAACAAGGTGATAGCTTGCAGGATCTTATCTAACCAAGTGATTTGCAGTACTTGATCAAGCGACGAACTGACCAACAGAATAATCAACGCGATCGTGAGGTAATAAAAATTATTCTTTTCGGTGATCTTCTTACCCATTTTGCCTCCTCATCCGCCTATTGTGTCTGCTGTGAACCCGAATCCTGCTGCTCTTCCATCACCATGATGGATGCCGTCATGCCAAATCGTAAGTTCACCCCTTCAGGTAAGGCGGCCAATGTGATTTTCACGGGGATACGCTGCGCCAGGCGGATCCATTGAAAAACAGGGTTTACACTCGGCAACAAGTTATAGCCCACGGCACCATTTTGTGGTGCTATCCCCCACCCGACTGAATCGACCACCGCTTCGATCGGCTGCTCGGGATAGGCCATCAAGGTCACTTTGGCCTCGTCGCCAATCCTGATATTGGCCAGTTGGTTCTCCCGGAAATAACCGAATACCCAGAAACTGTTCACATCGACCACGGCAAGCAAAGGCTGATTGGCCACCGCTTGCGTCCCCTCACGTATGTCCAAGTTAGACACATAGCCATCGACCGAAGCAAACACCTGGGTAAACTCCATATTCAGCTTTGCTGCGCGTAAATTTTGCTCGGCCACTTTGATTTGAATCAGCGACTCCTCGTAGGAAATTTGCCGGCGGGTAATGTCCTTAAGCGAGACCGCACCTCGGTCTTTGCGTTGGATATCAAGCAACCGGTCAAGCTCAATCTTTTTGCCCTTGGAACTTATTTTCGCCCGCTCTAACGAGGCCTCTGCCTGCGACAAGGCAACGTCATAGGTCGTGGGGTCAATTTGAAACAGCAACTCACCTTTGCGCACAAACTGATTATCAACGACAGCCACGTAGACAACGGGTCCGGATACTCTAGGTGCCACTTTAATGATATTGGCTCTGACCTGACCGTTTCGTGTCCAGGGATTTTCAAAATATTCTTGATATTTCTGGTAGCCCAAATAGATAGCACCACCAAAAATGATGAGGTTCAGCGCAATAACGAATAGCTTTTTTATACTCTTCATATGCACACCTAAAATTGAATAAAATAAGCATCAATAGCAACGGTGTAGAGCACCGTTATTGCCAGAAATGTCATCGATGGATAAGCAATTAACCGGGACAACCGAGTTTTATTGAGGATCACAACCGTTATCCAAGTCGCTATCACAGACAAGATGATGACCAGCAAAAAGGGTGAGTAATACACGTCTCCCCAGGACATTTCATGCGGCATTTCCATCTATGGACCTCCTGGGTATTGCTGCTTGGCCGGATCTATCGGCTCACCAAAGGGAGAGACCGCCTTCGGCACTTCACCGGGCGACAGCACCGGCAATTGGGTGTCGTCTAGCATTTCGCCCCAGTCTGTCCGGCTTTCCATTTGGGATCGCAGTGCATCACTAAGATATGAACGGCCGGTTTCTGCCTCCCAGCCACCGCCCAATGACTTGTAGAGCGCAACGACCTGATTGGCAACATTCCCCTTAACGATCGCATAGGCATCTTCACTGCGGGTCATTTTCTCCAGTGAATTTAGCAGGCGCTCGAAACTGATTTGGCCATTTTCGTACTGAGTCAGGGAGATATTGTAGGCGCGAACGGATGCATCAACAGAGCGGAAAGCAAGATCCTTCTGAACCTGGTTGAGCTGGTAAGACTCCAAAGCATTGGTTACTTCCTGTACCGCCAGCAAGACCTGCTTGTTGTAGTTGGTTAGCGTCTCTTGGAAGCGGGCATCTTGGGCTCGGATCGCACTCTCTACCCGGCCATACTGGAAAATATTCCAGGAAAAAGCAGGGCCAAGAGAAAGATTAAGCGAATCGCTGAAACTAAAGTCATTCCCTGCCGGAACGGTACTGTTGATGCCAATCACACCGAACAAGGAAAACTGCGGATAGAGATCGGCTTCTGCAATACCGATTTGGCTGCTCTGGGCATGGGCCTGCAACTCGGCCAATTGGAGATCGGGCCGGCGCAGCACCAAGTCGGCTTCGACCTGCGTATGGATAGGTGATGTTGCGGGGATCAGCGAAAACTGATCATAATCACTCGTCAGCCTACGGCTTCGGGTCGCGGCGTATTTACTATCAAATGCCGCGACTTTGGCATTCACCCAAGAGCTGTCTAGCAGCTCCATGGCTTGCTCCGGAAGGATCCCCAGCAATACCGCAATGGCATTGCGTGACTGCATCATACCGATTTTCAAACTTGGCAGTGCCGATTCGGTGTTGTATAGCTGGGTCCTTGCTTGCTGAACATCGAGCTCAGTAACATTACCCGACTCATACTGAATCTCGGTGATCCTTTCCACCCGGCGCTGAATGTCAATATTGCGCTCAGATAACAACACCCGCTCCTGAAAGGTGCGGTAGTTGATGTAGTTCCTGGCAACTTCAGCCGTGATGGTAACCAAAATATCGTGATAGGAAGCGATTGAGGCATACAAGGTTGCCTCTGCTGACTCGACACCGAGTGCGTAGCGCCCCCAGACATCCAGCTCCCAGGCGGCATCGAAACTCAACGAGGCATTGTCGAAGGTATTTTCATTCTGGTAGATTTTCGCCACGCTTCCCGACACATTCTGGCGCTGTGGATACTGAAAAGATTCCGCCACGCCAAGTGCTGCGCGGGCCTGTAAGATCCGAAGCCCTGCCGCCTCCAAATCCAGGTTTTGCTGGCTGGCCTTGTCGACCAGGGCATTAAGCACAGGATCATTGAACTGCTGCCACCAACGCGCAGTCACCGTCTTACTGTACGCCAGGTCCTGTGTTGACCACGATGTCGGCAATGTCGCGGGGGCCACCCCCTCAAATTTCGGCCCCAGCACCGTACAGCCTGACGTCACCAGCAGGGAAATCACTGTTAAGCAAACGCTGATCTTACCTACCAAGTTATGCCCCCTAAAACCGCTTCATCTGCAGCTCATCCCAAGCAATCTCATCACTTGCCTGCTTGCAGTTGAGCAACGACTGGAAAATATTTTTTTTCAAGTTTAGGAAGATATAAAAACCGGCGATGTCTGAATTCGAATACTTCTCCAATTCGAGATGCGAAAAATACTCATCCAGCCGCTCCTCCAACCGCTTATAGTCTTGCAGGAGATGATCGACATCCAACTTAGCCGCGTTCAATGAGTCTGCCTTCCACAAGGCGACAGCCAATGCGGGAATGACGGTGTCCCTGTGGCCTTGCTTGGCCTCCACCAGCAGCGGGCTTTCATCTAACTGCTTACGTGCTTTGATGAAGGTCATCAGGTGGTGGTGGAATACATCGCATTGGGCAATGTACTGAGTGAGTTGCTCGGCTGTCAGCGACGGGTATGGGGCGGTGTTAAATTTCGCTCCCCACACCTGTAATTTTTTCAGCGCCACCACCATAGTGGCAATGCGCCAAACCAGCTGCAGTTTCTGCCAAACCGACAGCTGGTCGACCTGCAGTAAGTGGATCACCCCTGCAGCATGGCGGAAAAATCGCTCACGAAACACCAACACTAAATGTTCGGGGCGGCTTGAGAAAGGCAAGTAATAGGAAATCACGACTGACAGCACCGTCATATAGAACAGAGTAACAATCGTGAGGGTGATCCCGAAGTGATACACCATGTTGTTGTCAATACCGAGGGTAAACATCCCCAGTAGAAAGAAGATAGTGATGGGCCCCTTGAAAATATAAAACCCGACAAAAGTATATATGAAGATAAACAATGCCAGTTCCGAGCCGAGAGTCAGTTGCGGCAGCAAAAACACATAGGCAGGCACGGAGAACACAAACCCAAGAGTAAACAGAACAAAAAGCATCACTGGATGGAAAGGCAAAAAAGACAGGATAGAGACAAATAACGTACTGAAAATAACAAAGTTATAGCCACCAGGCGGGTTGAAATGGATCCAAAATGCCCCCGCCAGCCAATAGGTGACAAAAACCTTTACCGCAGACTTGGCATTCTCGGCATCCCACCAATTAAAGTTGGGTTTGGCCTTTAACGCTGGCAATTCGAATTCCACCGTCCCGGTCAACGAGTCGATACTGCTGATACAGCTCTCCAGTTTGGCGAGGCGCTCCCGCAGCTGATTCAACAGATAACCTGAGGATATCGCTTCCCCGCGGTATAAGTGCCCGGCCTGCTTCAGCCTTTCCCCATCATATTCTACGGCCGCCAGTGACTGCGGAGGATGGGCTTCCTGCTTCTCCCAGGCATCCGGCAACCTGTCGAATAGCCCAATCACCTCGGCACGCATTTCCTCAAAGTCACGGAGATAGTCCACCGGGTGTCCGCCTGAGCGTGAATGGTCCTTCGCGGCAAATAAGAGCAGTTCGGAAATCTGGCTGTATAACGCAACCGTGCCGTCCCACTCTTTTTTGTAGGCGGAAATCTCGCTGCATTCACTGTTAAGGGTTTGGTACCGAGCTTCGAAGGCTTGCTGGGCTGCAAATACCGTTTTACTGAGCTCAGCCACCGTGGGAGGAACATCTTCCACCTTGGCTACCGCTGATTCGTCACCCGACGGCGGTGAGCCGAGTTCTTGCCCGTCAGGGGGACTCTCTGACTCTACTTGGTGCGGCGGCTGGCTTATGGCCTCAAACAACGCTTTTTGTGCGGCGCTCAGTTCATCACCAAGGTGACGGAGATTCTGCTCTACCCTGGGGGGAAAGAGGAACACCCCGACAATGGTGTAAACGACCACACCAAATATCGTCATGAAGGTGCGATCAAGCCCATAAATAAAAGCACCTTCAGCATCTCCGCCATTGTACATCATCAGGATCATCACACCCGTCAGCATGAATAAGGTCGGATCGTTGAGATATGCTGAGCGAATATAGAAAACAACCACAACAACCAGGGAAACGGCAACCATGTAGAGCAGCCTGTCCTGAGTAAAAAAACCGACGAGGATTAGCCCGATAATCCCTCCGGCAATAGTACCAAGTACCCGCAGCGTGCCTTTGGCCAGTGATTCGCGGCGGCTCCCCGTCGATGCAATCAACATTACGGTTGTTGCCGCGGTCGAAGGCTGAGACCAGCCCAAAGCCATGGGGATCAAGTAGGCCAGCGTCAGGCTGACAGCAACACGGAAGGCAAACTTGAACTTATCGCTCAAGCAAAAAGGCAATAACCAGTTACCCAACTGGAAAACCGACAATCTTTGTTTAATACGGAGTAATTGAGTGTTGGCTTTACTCACGCGATACCCTTTTAATAATACGCTGCTTAATAAGGCTAGGTTATTTTGGGTAAAGCACAGAAAAAAATTGTCTTATTTATCGAACTGTTAGATTACTTGAACAGCAATTGAAGGACTGAGAATCCCTTCAGATATGGCGTAACTATTGGCAGGAAGGATGCAAAAAGCCCCAGTTTTCACCGGGGCCTGTGACAAAAAGGATAATATCCTAGTTGGCAGGGTGACTGCCTTGTTTGCGATTAAATCAATTGCTGGTTATCGACGGTTCACTGGCCGACTCTGCTCGCAACAGTGGTTGCTGAAGGGCATTGACAGCATTGAGCAGCAGCTTAACCGCGGGCAGCATACGGCTTTCATCGATATCAAAATCACCATTGTGATGGCCTGCCGTTAAGTCCGAGCCAACCAGACAATATATCGCCTTACCACCGCGGGACTGCACGCGGTCAACCAAATAGCCGGCATCTTCACTGGCACCGAAATCTTTTTCTCTGAGTACGTCAGTAAATCCACTCTCCGGGCCAACAGACTCCAGCAATTCGACGAGCTCAAGATCATTTTCAAGACCTATCGCCTCGCCTTGCGCGCAGAGTTTAACTTTCACCCCATGCATCATCGCCGCAGCCTCGGCAATGTTTTCCACCTGCTGGAACATATAGGAATTCAAGGCACGGTTCTCACCACGCGTTTCCCCCAGCAGTACCGCACTGGCTGGAATGACATTACGTCCATCGCCGGCATGCATTTGCCCGATGTTGATCCGAGTCATACCATCACGGTGGCGTGGAATAGCCAGCATCTGGCTTACCGCGGTACAAGCCGCCGCAAGGGCATTCTGCCCAGCATTGGGCTCAATCCCAGCGTGAGCGGGTTTGCCCGTAAAATGAAGATCAAACTTTGAACTACAGAGGAAATGCTGGGGGTCACAGACTAAGGTCCCGCTTGGCACATTCATGCCAATATGGGCCGCAAAGAAATAATCCACATCGTCGAGCCAGCCACTCTCGGCAATGGCCTTACCCGCGCGGCACCCTTCTTCTGCCGGCTGAAACAGTAATTTTATCTTACCGTTGAGCTGATCTTTGTTTTGTGCCAATACTTCGGCAATACCCAAGCCGATCGAAGCGTGAGCATCGTGTCCACAGGCATGCGCCACACCCGGTGCCAGTGAAGCAAAACCCAGGAACCGAGGGCGGTGGGCGTCCTCTTCGCTTTCCATCACTTCAACGGCATCGATATCAAAACGCAACGCAATAACAGGGCCTGGCCGCCCCGTATCGAGCACCGCGCCAACACCGGTGATACCATCCATGTGGGCCAGATAGGTAATATCCGCTCCCCAACTGATCGCTCGCTCTTGAGCCTGTGCAACCAGCACTTCATCGCGCCCCATAATCGAGGAGCGAAGGATGATCTCATCGCTGAAATGCAGCGAGTAGCCTAAGTTTTCAAGATGGCTAGCGATACGGCTCGTGGTAAAAAATTCCCGCCACGCGGCTTCCGGGTAGCGATGAAACTCCCGGCGATGATTCATTAAGCGCTGAGACAGCGTCTGTTCATCGAAATGCAAGTTACTTAACACCTATTGTTCCTAATAATCTTTTACAGGGCGCGGCTTCAATAGCCTGTCAGCTCCATAAATCCTTGTCCTGTATGGCTTCCTGTAACCCTTATCGGCCCTTCCCAATAAGAGAAGATGAACGGGAGCCACTGCTCCTTCCGGACCACATCCACTTTAAGTTTTATCCCTTTTGACGGCACATCTATCTGCCATGCAACAGGATGCGTTTTTCCCCCTTGGGTTGAGAATGTAACCGGCAGCAACTGAATATCTTCAGCTTCCAGTACATCAATACGGCCATCGGCCCAACTTAGCGAGCCAAAATAATACGGACGGGTATCTTTTTCTCTGATCTGATACAGCATTAATGCACTTCCATCATCAAGATGGATAGCGAACCAGTCCCAACCCAGCTGATTATCAGCCAGTCCGCGGCTACTCCACTCACGGTCAAACCAGGCCTCACCGGTGACCTCAAAACGCTGTCCGTCTAATTCGATTCGCCCGTCAATTTGCAAGAAGGGGGCACTGAAATAGTAAGATGCAATATCTTTGGTCGCATGCTTCTTACTATAGCCCTGCTCGCCTTGCAGCACGATATTACCGGTTTGCTGGATCGCCAGCTTGCCGGCCATACCGCTGTCATCGGCGAACGACAACACTCCTGGGAATGGGGAGTCAGAGAAAGATCGCCACTCCCAGTTATCCAGCCATGCCCGGAAGGGTTGGCCTAACACACCCGCTTGGCCGATCCCGCCCCGGGCAAAGCGCTCGGCAGACCACACTTTATCTTCTCCAGTCACCACTAAGTGGGCCATATACCGTTGCGGGTTCTCCCAACCGTGCCCCTCGCCAGACAACGAACGGGAACGGAACAAGGTCCATTGAAAGCCAAACTCTTCGCCATCTTCTGCTTTAAGGTTAGCCGTCAGGTACCACCATTCTGTTCTGAATTCTGGGTGGGGTAAATGATCACGCGGAAACTCAAACTGATAACCAGGCACGACCTGGGCAAATTGGTCACTGTCTGGCCCCACCATCATGGAGACGGAACGGTTTACCTGGGCTTCTTCTGGCTCGCAGCTCAACAGTCCCAGCACCGCAACAATAGCGACAAGAGAGACTATCAAATACCCGCGCAGGAAATTTCTCCCCTTCATCAGAACGACTCCCTTAATGACATGATTGCAGACTGCTTCACCAGCCGCCATACCGGCCACGCCCCGGCCAGCAGCAACACGACCAATGCCGAGCCCAGGGAGAACAGATAGTTGGTTGGGAAATACTCGATTGGCATTGTCCAGCCGAAGGAGTACTTCAAGACAACATCAATAAGTAACTGAGCCAAAACAAGGCCAAGCGGCAAAGCTATCAATGCCGTGAGCAAACCAATCAAGAGCAATTGCCCTCCCCCCAGCAACGCCAGCTCCCGACCGGTCATGCCCATACAGCGCAACAAGGCAAACTGGCGTAGGCGTGACGTTTCCCCTGCCACGGTGGCAAAGAACAACCCGCACACGGCCACCACCAAGGTCAGCTTGCCCAGTGTTGCCGTGACGATAAATGTACGATCGAACACATTCATTGCCTGGAGCATCAAGTCATTGTTGTTGCGGATTCTTTCCGGCGGCAACCGGAATGTTTCACCAAGAGAGCGGATAATAGTCTCTGCCTGGGTATGATCATTAAGGTGTACCGCAAGGCTCACTTGCCCCTTGTGAGGCCAAATCGCCTTCCAGCGCTTCTGGGACATAATGACTTGTCCATAGGGATTGCCGTAGTCATAAAACACACCGGCGACAAGCCACTGCTTGTTTAATGGCGGAGGCAGGTCGAGTACCTGCCCCGGCTTGATATTTTGTTTCAGGGCCATCGACTCACTCACTAGTATGGCCCGCTCATGATGCAATTTCTGCCAGTATTCTGGCATTGCGACTTTAACCGCAAGAGCTTGTTTTTCGTCATCGGTTCCGCCAACGCTGACAACCTGCAAGGTGCCAGACTCGGATGGTAACATCTTGCGCCACTGCCACCACACTTGTTTCACTTCATCTTGGTTTTCTAGCCACTGGGTCATCCTCGGAGCCATATTGACCGCCGGGCGAATATAGATATCAGCAGCCAGACGCTGTTCTAACCAGGTTTGAGTGGTATTCCTAAAACTGCCGACCATGGTTTCCATGCCGATGTTCGATGCCAGTGCCAGCATGAATGCCATTGCGGCAACGCCTCGATAACTCAGACTGGCCGCCGCGTCGGAAAAGAACCAGCGCAGGCGAGCTGAGCGAACCACAATCCCCAGCACACGGAACAGCTGCCACAACAAGAAAGGCATCGCCAGTGCCGAGGCAATCAGTATGCAAGCGATTAGGACAAAACCGGCTTTTTGACCATGTGGCAATTGATAGGCCGCAATAGCCGCCCCGACGAACATGCACGAGAACACCGCCTGAAAGGCAAACTCTCGCCCGCTGAACCTAACCAGCGACATGCGAGTGGCCAAACGCGCAGGCTGACTGTTAATCAGCCGCACCAAAGGCCAGCCACAGGCTAACAGACACCCGCCGACAGCGATCAGGATAGAGGCCGCTCCCCACTCCCATTGCCAACGAACGGCCAAGCTCACATTGGCCCCGTAGAGATCGTTCAAGGTTTGGGCCACCGATGGCAGCAGTTTCTCTGCCAGCAGCAGACCCAACAGGTTCCCCCCGATCAAACCGACGACAATCCACACCACCAGCTCCAGGCTCAGTGCCTTTATCAATTGCCCCGAAGAAACCCCCGCTTGGCGCATCAACCCAACCAATGGCTGCCGCTGGGAAAAGGACAGTGACATTGCCTGATAGAAAATAAACAGGCCGACCACAAAAGCCAACATGCCCATAGCCAGCAAGTTCAAGTGGAACGCATCCGTGAGCGGCTCTAGGCCAGCAGTCTCTTGTTTTTCCAGCTTGAGCGCGGTGGGCAGCTTGTCTTCTAGGCTGCTGACCGTTTTCGGATCCAAGTCGCCACAAAGAATCGAGCTAAGCCCTGAGCTAGGCTGCAATTGCCTGAGCAAGGCCATATCTGCAATTAACCGCGGTCCCTTGATACGCTCTTCACTGACGACTTGGAGCGGGCCGATGGACTTTCCAGACTCCAGTTGCAAAATCTGGCCATCCTTGAATCCCATATAGTTGGCGAGCTGCTCACCCACCAGCACCGGATAAGGCGGCTGCATCAGGGACAGGATCTGTTGCTGGTTCTCGCTGCCCGGTACGGTATTGTGGCGGAAGCTGGAAAACAACGCGATAGGATCGAGGCCGACAAGCTCTAGACTGCGCCCGTTGTCAAGCGTAATTCGCAGCTCATCCATCGGCACGCACTGGCTAAAACCGTCACGACGAAGTTGAACATAAAACCCCTGCGGGACTTTTAACGCCGGCTGGCTGTGACGGATGCGATAGGGAAAAGGATTGGAAAAAAGGAGTTCACCATCGCGGTAGCTTTCACGCGCTTGCTGATTGACGCCCATGACCCCAACCAAGAGGGCAATACCTAATGTCAGTCCCAACCAAACCAGGACAATTTGAAGAGGGTGACGCTTATAATGCCCCCAAAGCGCTTTAGCTACGGGGCTTGACATGTAACAGTCCTCCCTGCAGGCGAATGCAGCCGTTCATATGTGCGGCCACCTGTTTACTGTGGGTAACCAGCAGCAAAGTACAATCCAATTGTTTGGTCAGGTTGATAAGCAAATTAATCACCGCAGCGGCATTTCGCTCATCCAGGCTACCGGTCGGTTCATCCGCCAATAGAATTTGTGGCTCCATGTAAAGCGCCCGGGCAATCGCCGCGCGCTGTTGCTGGCCTCCCGACATTTCTTCCGGGTAACGCCCCAGCAGCGGCATCAAATCCAAGGCGGCGATAATTTGTCGCCACAGCGCAGGGTTTTCTTCCAGCCCCTTGAGCTGGCGGCAGAAACGAATATTGTCTGCCGTCGTGAGGGTCGGTAGCAAATTGAATTGCTGAAAAACTAACCCTATATTGTTACGACGGAAAGCCGTTCTCTCTCGCTCCGAGATAGTATGGATAGGCTTATCACCAAGCCATACCTCGCCGGAATCAACACTATCTAGCCCAGCAATCAGGTTAAGCAGGGTACTTTTTCCCGAGCCACTCTCACCCATCAGCGCCAGTTGCTCACCTTGCTTTAATTCCAGCTCAGCACCTTGCAAAACCGAATGGTATTCATCACCATCCATATATCCTTTGCAAAGGTTGACCAGTCGTAACATTATAATCCCCAGTTATAGGAAGTGTTTGCCCTGAAATTTACAGCAAACCAATTGTTCTATAAAGGCCTTTAATGAACATAGAGATAAAACACACCTATTACGTTACATCCGCTCTACATTTCCTTTAAAGCCCCTACATGCCCCTCACAAAATAGCGCCGCACAACCGCGATTGCTGTTGTATATTTTTATTGTATACCTTTGTTTGATAGCCAGTCTTTGATTCCACCTCATTTAACTGGCCAATTACCCGCTACACGGAGCAGTAGTATATGGATAAAACAATTTTAGTTGTTGGCGCATCGGGTTACATCGGCAGTCACCTTGTGCCCGAACTGGCCTGTGCAGGCTATAGGGTCAAAGCCACATGCCGCAACTTGAAATTGTTAGAAAAGCGCGGCTGGCAAAATCTTGATAATGTCAGTTTACACCAACTCGATCTCACCGAGCCAGCTGACCTAGCCCCCCTGCTGGAAGGAGTCGAAAGTGTTTTCTTTCTCGTCCATGGCATGAACCACGGCCACGACTTTATTGACATTGAACTGCAGGCTGCGAAAAATTTCAGCGCCGCCCTTAAACAATCAGATGTCGAGCGAGTGATCTATTTGGGCGCTTTGCAACCTTCAGACGGCAAACCTTCCGAACACCTTTTAGCCCGCAAGGCGACAGGAGAAATTCTAAGAGAAAGCGGTAAACCAATTACCGAGCTGCGTGCGGGGATCATCGTTGGCCCCGGCTCTGCTGCCTTTGAAGTGATGCGCGATTTTGCCTTGCATTTCCCCATCCTTGTTACCCCAAAATGGGTCTACTCCAAGAGCTCACCGATCGCACTGCGCAACCTGCTGCATTACCTGATTGAGCTACTCAACTTCCAGCCGACCCGCCACCAAATAATGGATGTCGCTGGCCCGAAAAATATCAGCTATGCCAAACAGCTTCGTACGATTGGCTTTCAGGCCGGGAGAAAAGTCAGGATCTTGCCCCTGCCCTTTCTGACCCCAAGGTTCGCCGCCCGCTGGCTTCGCTTGGTAACATCCGTACCCACCAATATCGCAAAAGCCTTAATCGGCGGACTAGGCCATGATTTAAGGGCCAACGGCTCTGCGCTGCAATCGCTGATCCCCCAGCATCTGCTGAGCTATGACGAAGCCGTGGAAGAAAGCCTGGCGCACGAGAACGAAGTTGTCCGTAGTGATATCTGGGGGTTTGACCCAGACGCGCTCGCTCGCTGGCAACCCGGTTTTGGTTATTACCCCAAACAAGCTGGATACCATTTGAAAACCAACGCCACTGCCGAACAACTCTGGCGGCAAATTCTGCGGATGGGCGGGAAAGAGGGCTATTTTTATGCCAATTATCTGTGGTGGATCAGAGAGTGGATGGATTGGGTTATCGGTGGCGAAGGGCTGAACCGCTACCGCCGGGATCCCGACCATCTGAAGCTGGGAGATAAAATTGACTCCTGGAAGGTGATC
This Photobacterium gaetbulicola Gung47 DNA region includes the following protein-coding sequences:
- a CDS encoding putative outer membrane protein (COG1538); translation: MVGKISVCLTVISLLVTSGCTVLGPKFEGVAPATLPTSWSTQDLAYSKTVTARWWQQFNDPVLNALVDKASQQNLDLEAAGLRILQARAALGVAESFQYPQRQNVSGSVAKIYQNENTFDNASLSFDAAWELDVWGRYALGVESAEATLYASIASYHDILVTITAEVARNYINYRTFQERVLLSERNIDIQRRVERITEIQYESGNVTELDVQQARTQLYNTESALPSLKIGMMQSRNAIAVLLGILPEQAMELLDSSWVNAKVAAFDSKYAATRSRRLTSDYDQFSLIPATSPIHTQVEADLVLRRPDLQLAELQAHAQSSQIGIAEADLYPQFSLFGVIGINSTVPAGNDFSFSDSLNLSLGPAFSWNIFQYGRVESAIRAQDARFQETLTNYNKQVLLAVQEVTNALESYQLNQVQKDLAFRSVDASVRAYNISLTQYENGQISFERLLNSLEKMTRSEDAYAIVKGNVANQVVALYKSLGGGWEAETGRSYLSDALRSQMESRTDWGEMLDDTQLPVLSPGEVPKAVSPFGEPIDPAKQQYPGGP
- a CDS encoding hypothetical protein (COG1566), producing the protein MKSIKKLFVIALNLIIFGGAIYLGYQKYQEYFENPWTRNGQVRANIIKVAPRVSGPVVYVAVVDNQFVRKGELLFQIDPTTYDVALSQAEASLERAKISSKGKKIELDRLLDIQRKDRGAVSLKDITRRQISYEESLIQIKVAEQNLRAAKLNMEFTQVFASVDGYVSNLDIREGTQAVANQPLLAVVDVNSFWVFGYFRENQLANIRIGDEAKVTLMAYPEQPIEAVVDSVGWGIAPQNGAVGYNLLPSVNPVFQWIRLAQRIPVKITLAALPEGVNLRFGMTASIMVMEEQQDSGSQQTQ
- a CDS encoding hypothetical protein (COG0628), whose amino-acid sequence is MDKQLEKYKSKIFINNMLESAIRIGLLIILIGWTLGIIKPFIIPVLWGAIIAVALMPLTLKLEGVMKGRRGLSATVLALIGIAILVVPLVIVMGSIFDGIVSLTEFLQNESVKLPGPSARVAEIPLIGGKLHSTWSLFATNMEQALVRYGEEIKAGVSAFAGALGSGLATVVMFIISLLIAAGFMAHSEAMAKAVKQVSVRVVGKHGEEWAGLIAATIRSVLLGVVGVAFIQSILIGAAMFVFQIPAAGLITFAVFILAIAQLPALLIVLPVIVYVFSYMDTTPATIFTVWVLLAGLSDNLLKPMLMGRGVEIPMPVILIGAIGGMISAGIIGLFIGAVILAIWYELFMTWMKMPQQSDEPSSDPSQEKSLKD
- a CDS encoding Kef-type K+ transport system NAD-binding component (COG1226) — its product is MGKKITEKNNFYYLTIALIILLVSSSLDQVLQITWLDKILQAITLLTFVVCLMSLRFDSGWFRFLMSLLIAWVVLVVIKELFGFRQIDIAMLVLMLCFFFGTFKSIMRQILFTGTIDNNKVVGSLALFLLLGLMWAIAYLLILEFSPGSFTGLEAKDWGDNLSNAAYFSFVTLTTLGYGDISPVTPVAQVIVYLEAIAGVFYMAIVVASLVGASQNNQENNDG